One region of Paucibacter aquatile genomic DNA includes:
- the pepQ gene encoding Xaa-Pro dipeptidase, translating to MSTTTYAQHLAQLQTQLESALARTGFDALLIASGIEKYAFLDDRPYLFQPNPHFKHWLPLTQHPNSWLLLRPGHQPRVVYYQPDDYWHVPPSAPTGEWVQHVELIVISRAEDAAAHLQVPGRLAIIGEADAALESVVPNNPQDLIHLLHYQRAFKTAYELEQMRAASRRAAPAHLAARDAFLAGGSEAEIHRAYLIAAGHTDRDLPYGNIVALNEHCAVLHYQYQDTQRPAQSRSFLIDAGAQVNGYASDITRTWSAGGAGSAEFDALLAAMESAQLALVDEVRAGVDYRDIHLSTHRRIAAILQDQGLVRMSVEAQLAERVTSIFFPHGIGHLLGLQVHDAGGFMADETGAVSPKPEGHPYLRLTRPLAAGMVVTIEPGLYFIPTLLRQLRASASASSVDWAKVERLSRFGGIRIEDDVVCRAEGPAENLTRDAFASLS from the coding sequence ATGAGCACGACGACCTACGCCCAACACCTGGCCCAGCTGCAAACGCAGCTGGAAAGCGCCCTGGCGCGCACCGGCTTTGACGCGCTGCTGATCGCGTCCGGCATCGAGAAGTACGCCTTCCTTGACGACCGGCCCTATCTGTTCCAGCCCAACCCGCATTTCAAGCATTGGTTGCCGCTGACCCAGCATCCCAACAGCTGGCTGCTGCTGCGCCCCGGCCACCAGCCGCGCGTCGTCTACTACCAGCCCGACGATTACTGGCATGTGCCTCCCAGCGCGCCGACTGGTGAGTGGGTGCAGCATGTGGAGCTGATCGTCATCAGCCGCGCCGAAGACGCCGCCGCCCATCTGCAGGTGCCGGGCCGCCTGGCCATCATTGGCGAGGCCGATGCCGCGCTCGAAAGCGTGGTGCCCAACAACCCACAAGACCTGATCCATCTGCTGCACTACCAGCGCGCCTTCAAGACGGCCTACGAGCTGGAGCAGATGCGCGCCGCCTCGCGCCGCGCCGCGCCGGCCCATCTGGCCGCGCGCGATGCCTTCCTGGCCGGCGGCTCGGAGGCTGAGATCCACCGTGCCTATCTGATCGCCGCCGGCCACACCGACCGCGATCTGCCCTACGGCAATATCGTCGCGCTCAATGAACATTGCGCCGTGCTGCACTACCAGTACCAGGACACGCAGCGCCCGGCCCAGAGCCGCAGCTTCCTGATCGATGCGGGCGCGCAAGTGAACGGTTATGCCTCGGACATCACGCGCACCTGGTCGGCCGGTGGTGCCGGCAGCGCCGAGTTCGACGCCTTGCTGGCCGCCATGGAGTCAGCCCAGCTGGCGCTGGTGGACGAGGTCCGCGCCGGGGTGGACTACCGCGACATCCACCTGAGCACCCACCGCCGCATCGCCGCCATCCTGCAAGACCAGGGCCTGGTGCGCATGAGCGTGGAAGCGCAGCTGGCCGAGCGCGTGACCAGCATTTTCTTCCCTCATGGCATCGGCCATTTGCTGGGCCTGCAGGTGCACGATGCGGGCGGCTTCATGGCCGATGAAACCGGTGCCGTTTCGCCCAAGCCAGAAGGCCACCCCTATCTGCGCCTGACCCGCCCCCTGGCGGCCGGCATGGTGGTGACCATCGAACCGGGCCTCTACTTCATCCCGACCCTGCTGCGCCAGCTGCGCGCGAGTGCCTCGGCCTCCAGCGTGGACTGGGCCAAGGTCGAGCGCCTGAGCCGCTTCGGCGGCATCCGCATCGAAGACGATGTGGTCTGCCGTGCGGAAGGCCCGGCCGAGAACCTGACCCGGGATGCGTTCGCGAGTTTGAGCTGA
- a CDS encoding 5-formyltetrahydrofolate cyclo-ligase, giving the protein MNDRAALRHKLIQDRLNLPHRLELAEQLQSVLRVWLVRRRELTIGAYWPIKGEFDPLPALYRWSEAHPDRRIGLPVVDKEHGTLRFHVWYPGCPMEDDAYGIPKPKDTATFEPQLLLVPCVGFGPFGLRLGYGGGFMDRTLAELQPRPATAGVGYAHGFLPMLKAEPHDVPLDAVLTEEGVVWDREG; this is encoded by the coding sequence ATGAACGACCGCGCCGCCTTGCGCCACAAGCTGATCCAGGATCGCCTGAACCTGCCCCACCGGCTGGAGCTGGCCGAGCAATTGCAAAGCGTGCTGCGGGTCTGGCTGGTGCGGCGGCGTGAATTGACCATTGGCGCTTACTGGCCGATCAAGGGCGAGTTCGATCCGCTGCCGGCGCTGTACCGCTGGAGCGAGGCGCACCCGGATCGACGCATCGGCCTGCCGGTGGTGGACAAGGAGCACGGCACGCTGCGCTTCCACGTCTGGTATCCCGGCTGCCCGATGGAGGACGATGCCTACGGCATCCCCAAGCCCAAGGACACCGCCACGTTTGAGCCGCAGCTGCTGCTGGTGCCCTGTGTGGGTTTCGGGCCCTTCGGCCTGCGTCTGGGTTATGGCGGTGGTTTCATGGACCGCACTCTGGCCGAGCTGCAGCCGCGGCCGGCCACGGCGGGGGTGGGCTATGCCCATGGCTTTCTGCCCATGCTCAAGGCCGAGCCGCATGATGTGCCGCTGGATGCCGTCTTGACCGAAGAAGGTGTGGTCTGGGACCGCGAAGGCTGA
- a CDS encoding TfoX/Sxy family protein, producing the protein MSKDSQELLHHSLELLAPLGPLRSRRMFGGWGIYVDDIFIALIAFDQLYLKADAESRPQFEAAGCAPFQYEREGQVLSLGYFVAPEEAMESPALMVPWARLALGAALRARASKAPKPAAKKKPAAAKKAAPR; encoded by the coding sequence ATGTCCAAGGATTCCCAAGAACTGCTCCACCACAGCCTGGAGCTGCTGGCCCCGCTGGGGCCGCTGCGCAGCCGACGCATGTTTGGCGGCTGGGGCATTTATGTCGACGACATCTTCATCGCCCTGATTGCCTTCGATCAGCTCTACCTGAAAGCCGACGCCGAAAGCCGGCCGCAGTTCGAAGCCGCCGGCTGCGCGCCCTTCCAGTACGAGCGCGAAGGTCAGGTCTTGAGCCTGGGCTATTTTGTGGCGCCCGAGGAGGCCATGGAGTCCCCCGCTCTGATGGTGCCCTGGGCGCGCCTGGCCTTGGGGGCCGCGTTGCGGGCGCGGGCGAGCAAGGCCCCAAAACCTGCGGCGAAAAAGAAGCCGGCCGCCGCCAAGAAGGCAGCGCCGCGCTGA
- a CDS encoding DUF2917 domain-containing protein, with the protein MSESQALWRLAEGEALSFKIGPGARELRVSSGRLWLTQPGCPDAPSEDVWLQAGQSLALASGSQVVIEAWPQADFQLLVPPSACPALQARLGERRAAAQERNAMGCLAAA; encoded by the coding sequence ATGAGTGAATCGCAAGCATTGTGGCGCCTGGCCGAGGGCGAGGCCCTGAGTTTCAAGATCGGCCCCGGGGCGCGCGAGCTGCGCGTGAGCAGCGGCCGCCTCTGGTTGACCCAGCCTGGCTGCCCCGACGCACCTTCAGAGGATGTCTGGCTGCAGGCCGGTCAATCCTTGGCCCTGGCCTCGGGCAGCCAGGTGGTGATCGAGGCCTGGCCGCAGGCCGACTTCCAACTGCTGGTGCCGCCCTCGGCCTGCCCGGCGCTGCAGGCGCGGCTGGGTGAGCGGCGCGCGGCGGCTCAGGAGCGGAATGCCATGGGCTGCCTGGCGGCAGCCTGA
- a CDS encoding LysR family transcriptional regulator gives MNGKHPSDPQPARLPLSSRQRPLSIGPLRAFEAVARLLSFRAAAEELHLTQSAISRQIRSLEDEIGCTLFLRGTRFVELSADGAVLRQQVLPLLERLDQTVRQIRQSRGRRVVNVTTFASFASLWLIPRLEAFQREHPDIDIRVSANDVVIDLDDSEFDVALRYISKEQTPPGAERLFGETLTPAIGRWAAERAAAGEAPPLRRPADLAAYSLAEEDDSRASTEYLGWRRWLRTHGVGELQPRRWMYLNFTYQQVQAALAGQAVALARVALVSEQLHRGDLVEPFGPAGRMSSPISYWQLQSRHSRERTEVRQFCDWVSAQAAQTRADIGEADATAEAAEAAANTASESESNRPAEA, from the coding sequence ATGAATGGCAAGCACCCCTCCGACCCGCAACCCGCGCGGCTGCCCCTGTCCAGCCGGCAGCGGCCGCTGTCCATCGGCCCTCTGCGCGCCTTCGAGGCGGTGGCCCGTCTGCTCAGTTTTCGCGCCGCGGCTGAAGAGCTGCACCTGACCCAATCGGCCATCAGCCGCCAGATCCGATCGCTGGAGGACGAGATCGGCTGCACCTTGTTCCTGCGCGGCACGCGTTTCGTGGAACTGAGCGCCGACGGCGCGGTGTTGCGCCAGCAGGTCCTGCCTTTGCTCGAACGGCTGGATCAGACAGTGCGCCAGATCCGCCAGTCGCGCGGCCGGCGTGTGGTCAATGTGACCACTTTTGCCTCCTTCGCCTCGCTCTGGCTGATCCCGCGGCTGGAGGCTTTCCAGCGCGAACATCCGGACATCGACATCCGCGTCTCGGCCAATGATGTGGTGATCGATCTCGACGACAGCGAGTTCGACGTGGCCCTGCGTTACATCTCGAAAGAACAGACGCCGCCCGGTGCCGAGCGCCTGTTCGGCGAGACGCTGACCCCGGCCATCGGCCGCTGGGCCGCCGAGCGCGCCGCGGCCGGTGAAGCCCCTCCCCTGCGCCGACCGGCCGATCTGGCCGCCTACAGCCTGGCCGAAGAAGACGACTCGCGCGCCAGCACCGAATACCTGGGCTGGCGCCGTTGGCTGCGCACGCATGGCGTGGGCGAGCTGCAGCCGCGCCGCTGGATGTACCTCAACTTCACCTACCAGCAAGTGCAAGCAGCCCTGGCCGGACAAGCGGTGGCACTGGCGCGCGTGGCCCTGGTCAGCGAACAGCTGCATCGCGGCGATCTGGTCGAGCCCTTCGGCCCGGCCGGCCGCATGAGCAGCCCCATCTCCTACTGGCAGCTGCAATCCCGCCACAGCCGCGAGCGCACCGAAGTGCGCCAGTTCTGCGACTGGGTCAGCGCGCAGGCGGCGCAGACACGGGCGGACATTGGCGAGGCCGACGCAACAGCCGAAGCAGCCGAAGCAGCAGCCAACACAGCAAGCGAATCAGAAAGCAACAGGCCCGCCGAGGCCTGA
- a CDS encoding 5-formyltetrahydrofolate cyclo-ligase translates to MSDTPASPSSSALSAHTTLSHERPALRAQLLAQRSAWLATPTAHAASAALGLQLRELLRQLAPQCLGVYWPLDGEFNPGPHLLNLAAMLETEAAADEDDDEAFDDDGPAEPLQFALPFAYKSPRRMDYRRWDGPLDGPAPALLDECGIPSSKGAVVVPDVVLVPCVGFTREGYRLGYGGGYYDRWLAAHPGVTSIGLAWSLGEASFAVEPHDQALTLVLTEREVISP, encoded by the coding sequence ATGAGCGATACACCGGCTTCGCCTTCATCGTCTGCTTTATCCGCACACACCACACTGTCTCACGAGCGACCGGCCCTGCGCGCGCAATTGTTGGCCCAGCGCAGCGCCTGGTTGGCCACCCCGACCGCTCATGCCGCGAGTGCAGCGCTGGGCTTGCAGCTGCGTGAGCTGCTGCGCCAGCTGGCGCCGCAATGCCTGGGGGTCTATTGGCCGCTGGACGGCGAGTTCAATCCCGGCCCGCATCTGCTGAACCTGGCCGCTATGCTGGAGACCGAAGCCGCCGCCGATGAGGACGACGACGAAGCCTTCGACGATGACGGTCCTGCCGAGCCCCTGCAGTTCGCTCTGCCGTTTGCCTACAAATCGCCGCGCCGCATGGACTACCGCCGCTGGGATGGCCCGCTCGACGGCCCGGCGCCGGCACTGCTGGACGAGTGCGGCATTCCGAGCAGCAAGGGGGCGGTGGTGGTGCCTGATGTGGTGCTGGTGCCTTGCGTGGGCTTCACCCGCGAGGGCTACCGACTGGGCTATGGCGGCGGCTATTACGACCGTTGGTTGGCGGCCCACCCAGGCGTCACCAGCATCGGTCTGGCCTGGAGCTTGGGCGAGGCGTCCTTTGCCGTCGAGCCGCATGACCAGGCCTTGACCCTGGTGCTGACTGAGCGCGAGGTGATTTCGCCTTGA